A stretch of the Paenibacillus dendritiformis genome encodes the following:
- a CDS encoding YqhV family protein: MSVDKFVASMSGLRIISGCLEVTAALIMLKLNEPEKALAVNSLLALVGPLVLIATTTIGLIGIADKLNWSKMVWIAAGVSCLLVGILKK, encoded by the coding sequence TTGTCCGTTGATAAATTTGTCGCCAGTATGTCAGGCCTCCGCATTATATCGGGGTGCCTGGAAGTTACCGCGGCTCTCATTATGCTCAAGCTGAATGAACCGGAGAAGGCGCTGGCCGTCAATTCACTGCTTGCGCTTGTCGGTCCGCTCGTTCTCATCGCGACGACGACCATCGGTCTCATCGGCATCGCAGACAAGCTGAACTGGAGCAAGATGGTCTGGATTGCGGCCGGAGTATCCTGCCTGCTTGTCGGCATTTTGAAGAAGTAG
- a CDS encoding phosphosulfolactate synthase produces the protein MSLSEPQIEQWPRAMVDPSGVRTRKPRTTGLTMVMDKGLGANAFADLLSSAHEHIDIIKLGFGTAAVTPAPILLWKLDTARQYEITVMPGGTFLEYAVAKGMVEPFFHMMKEMGFTGIEVSDGTIALPREKRNDLIQRARDEGFFVCSEYGKKAAGSTFIWDDVLEAFNEDIAHGAEWMTLEGRESGAGVGVYDERGGCDTEMVLMIAEAVHSPHRLMWEAPRKDQQTAILQTLGPQANLGNIAPDDIIACEALRRGLRSDTMGHLLDTVK, from the coding sequence ATGAGTCTATCCGAACCTCAAATCGAACAATGGCCTAGAGCCATGGTGGATCCGAGCGGAGTACGAACCCGCAAGCCGAGAACAACCGGATTGACGATGGTAATGGACAAAGGCTTGGGAGCAAACGCATTTGCCGATCTGCTCTCTTCAGCTCATGAGCATATCGATATCATTAAGCTGGGCTTTGGCACGGCTGCGGTTACGCCGGCCCCGATATTGTTATGGAAGCTTGACACGGCGCGGCAGTATGAGATTACGGTGATGCCAGGGGGAACATTTCTCGAATATGCCGTCGCCAAAGGCATGGTCGAACCATTTTTTCATATGATGAAAGAAATGGGCTTCACTGGAATCGAAGTATCCGACGGGACGATCGCGCTGCCCCGGGAGAAGCGGAATGACCTGATCCAGCGCGCCCGCGACGAAGGGTTCTTCGTCTGCTCCGAATACGGGAAGAAAGCGGCCGGCTCCACCTTCATCTGGGACGACGTGCTGGAAGCGTTCAATGAAGATATTGCGCATGGCGCCGAATGGATGACGCTTGAAGGCAGGGAATCGGGAGCAGGCGTTGGCGTATATGACGAACGCGGGGGCTGCGATACGGAAATGGTGTTGATGATTGCCGAAGCGGTTCATTCTCCGCACCGGCTCATGTGGGAGGCTCCGCGGAAGGATCAGCAGACCGCGATTCTCCAAACGCTCGGACCGCAAGCCAATCTCGGCAATATCGCGCCGGATGACATTATCGCTTGCGAGGCGCTGCGGCGGGGATTGCGTTCCGATACGATGGGCCATTTGCTGGACACGGTGAAGTAG
- a CDS encoding 2-phosphosulfolactate phosphatase — MQVDVIASVNEARSIELANRTVIVIDVLRATSTIITALAHGASGILPVETVQQAKQAARDGDITGGERNCKKIPGFDAGNSPFEYIGENVYGKRVVLTTSNGTRAIHKAAKADVILAGAFLNASECARIAYQLRKDIALLCAGMQDEFAFEDGLCAGLIVAELFRLGSQEQEMRTNDLGSILVSAYRHHAGDITSALLGCSGGMRLAKLGYAKDVEYCAGIDTVSVVPVWVQQMMLPFAT, encoded by the coding sequence ATGCAGGTCGATGTCATAGCTAGCGTCAATGAAGCCAGATCGATTGAGCTGGCGAACCGGACGGTCATCGTCATCGACGTGCTCCGAGCGACAAGCACCATCATTACGGCGCTGGCGCATGGGGCATCCGGCATCCTGCCGGTCGAGACGGTGCAGCAGGCCAAGCAGGCTGCCCGTGACGGGGATATTACGGGAGGGGAGCGCAATTGCAAAAAAATACCGGGATTCGATGCCGGCAATTCTCCGTTCGAATATATTGGCGAGAACGTGTACGGGAAGCGTGTCGTGCTGACGACGTCGAACGGAACGCGGGCGATCCATAAGGCGGCAAAGGCGGACGTTATTTTGGCCGGAGCCTTTCTGAATGCGTCGGAATGCGCGCGAATTGCCTACCAGCTTCGCAAGGACATTGCGTTATTATGCGCCGGTATGCAGGATGAATTCGCCTTCGAGGACGGCCTGTGCGCCGGTCTTATCGTCGCCGAACTGTTCCGGCTTGGCAGCCAGGAACAGGAGATGCGCACAAATGACCTGGGAAGCATTCTCGTCAGCGCCTATCGACACCATGCAGGAGACATTACGTCCGCGCTGCTCGGCTGCTCCGGCGGGATGCGTCTTGCCAAGCTGGGATATGCCAAGGATGTCGAATACTGCGCCGGCATCGACACGGTATCGGTCGTTCCGGTGTGGGTTCAGCAGATGATGCTTCCGTTCGCAACATAG
- a CDS encoding DUF441 domain-containing protein gives MNGELVLVVLIVVGLVSRSPIITTAACILLIVKLVHLERYLPAIERRGLELGLLFLTIAVLVPFAAERITAEHLWSTLTSWPGIIALAGGAIATSMNGRGLELLKNDPQMIVGLVAGSLVGIVLLRGVPVGPLMAAGITALLLTISRWIIDKF, from the coding sequence ATGAATGGCGAATTGGTACTGGTTGTACTCATTGTTGTCGGACTGGTCAGCCGTTCCCCGATCATTACGACGGCTGCATGCATCCTGCTTATCGTCAAGCTCGTACATCTGGAACGGTATCTGCCTGCCATCGAGCGGAGAGGGCTCGAATTGGGACTGCTGTTCCTGACGATAGCCGTCCTTGTCCCTTTCGCTGCCGAGCGGATCACGGCCGAACATCTATGGAGCACGCTCACATCTTGGCCAGGAATTATCGCGTTGGCCGGCGGGGCCATCGCCACATCCATGAACGGCCGGGGCCTGGAGCTGCTGAAAAATGATCCTCAGATGATCGTCGGCCTCGTGGCCGGTTCTCTGGTCGGGATCGTTCTCTTGCGGGGCGTGCCGGTGGGGCCGCTAATGGCGGCCGGAATAACGGCTTTGCTCTTGACCATCAGCCGATGGATTATCGATAAGTTCTAG